One segment of Nostoc flagelliforme CCNUN1 DNA contains the following:
- a CDS encoding DUF4360 domain-containing protein: MKVLTGMISSLTLLSLNLVGLSQVQAQTQVFELQEVPVTLFGNGCPNGTAKGVLNADSLSITFSEFEAKASPPKVVSKSCNLRIGLNVPSGVSVQPINLKYLGFADVPQAGSADLNVKILFEGQELPTIDDPNAAFGPGFSGTWSKDVGIVLGTINACENPVSSIFGINTNLTARARDIPANQETKIRIDKTDTEIGPVLFQIKFAFNPC; encoded by the coding sequence ATGAAAGTTTTAACTGGTATGATTTCCAGTTTGACGTTACTGAGTTTAAATCTTGTGGGTTTATCTCAGGTACAGGCTCAAACACAAGTATTTGAGCTTCAAGAAGTTCCAGTAACTCTTTTCGGAAATGGTTGCCCAAACGGAACAGCAAAGGGAGTTTTGAATGCAGATAGTCTTTCAATAACATTTTCTGAGTTTGAAGCTAAAGCTTCGCCTCCTAAGGTTGTATCAAAATCCTGCAATCTGCGGATAGGTCTTAATGTGCCTTCTGGAGTGAGCGTTCAGCCGATTAACCTCAAGTATCTTGGCTTTGCAGATGTGCCTCAAGCAGGCAGTGCTGACCTGAACGTGAAAATACTTTTTGAAGGTCAAGAACTTCCAACTATCGATGATCCAAACGCAGCTTTTGGGCCTGGCTTTTCAGGTACTTGGAGCAAAGATGTAGGTATTGTATTAGGCACAATAAATGCATGCGAAAACCCAGTAAGTTCGATTTTTGGTATCAATACAAATCTGACGGCAAGAGCTAGAGATATACCTGCAAATCAAGAAACCAAAATCCGAATTGATAAAACTGATACAGAAATCGGCCCTGTATTGTTCCAAATAAAGTTTGCTTTTAATCCTTGTTAG
- a CDS encoding DUF4360 domain-containing protein, producing the protein MKVLTALISSLTLLSLNVVGLSEVQAQTIEPQTVQAQAQGFQFESVPVTVFGNGCPSGNAQISLVGNTLSVTSPRFQAVAVSPRVVSQSCNLRIGLNVPRGYRVQPINLRYSGFTSVPQGGTAALRVRPVFQGRVIPSSSDLNANFPAGSSDGWVKDVAITGDTLDACANPVNSVFGINTTLIARATNVAAGQRTIIRFNGLYRIRFNLIPC; encoded by the coding sequence ATGAAAGTTTTAACTGCTCTTATTTCCAGTTTGACGTTGCTGAGTTTAAATGTTGTGGGTTTATCTGAAGTACAGGCTCAAACAATAGAGCCTCAAACAGTACAGGCTCAAGCACAAGGATTTCAGTTTGAAAGTGTTCCAGTAACTGTTTTCGGAAATGGTTGCCCATCAGGAAATGCCCAAATAAGTTTGGTAGGAAATACTCTGTCTGTAACTTCCCCTCGATTTCAGGCTGTAGCTGTATCTCCTAGAGTGGTATCACAATCTTGCAATCTCAGAATTGGGCTTAATGTGCCTAGAGGCTACAGAGTTCAGCCTATTAACCTCAGGTATTCTGGTTTTACAAGTGTGCCTCAGGGGGGCACTGCTGCCCTAAGAGTTAGACCAGTGTTTCAAGGGAGAGTAATTCCATCTAGTAGTGATCTAAACGCAAACTTTCCGGCTGGCTCTTCAGATGGATGGGTAAAAGATGTAGCTATTACAGGAGATACACTAGACGCGTGTGCTAACCCAGTGAATTCGGTTTTCGGCATCAACACAACTTTGATAGCGCGTGCTACAAATGTAGCTGCGGGGCAGCGAACTATAATTAGATTCAATGGGCTTTATAGAATTAGGTTTAACTTGATTCCTTGTTAG
- a CDS encoding DUF4360 domain-containing protein, whose translation MKILTGLISSLTLLSLNVVGLSQVQAQTQGFRFKTDTATFFGNGCPNGTARLVLNGDTASVSFSGFQAKASPFRVVSASCNLRFPLNVPSGYNVQPIRVRYLGFADVPTGGSADLNVIISFQNADVTTINNPNQTFTAGFSNTWSKNIDIIAKTINACNNPVSSVFGINTNLTARATSVPANRETQIRIDTIDTTIGPVLFQIQFKFNRC comes from the coding sequence ATGAAAATTTTAACTGGTCTTATTTCCAGTTTGACACTACTGAGTTTAAATGTTGTCGGTTTATCTCAGGTACAGGCTCAAACACAAGGATTTAGGTTTAAAACAGATACAGCAACTTTTTTCGGAAATGGTTGCCCAAACGGAACAGCAAGGCTTGTTTTAAATGGAGATACTGCTTCAGTATCATTTTCTGGGTTTCAAGCTAAAGCTTCACCTTTTAGAGTTGTATCAGCATCCTGTAATCTGCGATTCCCTCTTAATGTACCTTCTGGATACAACGTTCAGCCGATTAGGGTCAGGTATCTTGGCTTTGCAGATGTGCCAACAGGAGGCAGTGCTGACCTGAACGTGATAATATCATTTCAAAATGCAGATGTTACAACTATCAATAATCCAAACCAAACCTTTACGGCTGGCTTTTCAAATACTTGGAGCAAAAATATAGATATTATAGCAAAGACAATAAATGCATGTAATAACCCAGTGAGTTCGGTTTTTGGTATCAATACAAATCTGACGGCAAGAGCTACAAGTGTACCTGCAAATAGAGAAACCCAAATCCGAATTGATACAATCGACACAACAATCGGCCCTGTATTGTTCCAAATCCAGTTTAAATTTAATCGTTGTTAG
- a CDS encoding DUF4360 domain-containing protein, producing MKVLTGIISSLTLLSLNVVGLSQVQAQTQTGFTFQNVPVSFSGTGCPSSNTLQGVLNGDTLSITFSDFEAKAPRPSVISKSCNLRIGLNVPSGFNVQPISVNYSGFADVPTGGSADLIVRIFFQGREVPTDVNPNQRFLAGFSDVYNKFVPITLNSINACRNPVSSVFGINSTLTARATNIPQGQETQVRIDTIDTTIGPVLFQIKFDFNPC from the coding sequence ATGAAAGTTTTAACTGGCATTATTTCCAGCTTGACGCTACTGAGTTTGAATGTTGTGGGTTTATCCCAGGTACAGGCTCAAACACAAACAGGATTTACGTTTCAAAATGTTCCAGTAAGTTTTTCGGGAACTGGTTGCCCATCGTCGAACACATTACAGGGAGTTTTGAATGGAGATACCCTTTCAATAACATTTTCTGATTTTGAAGCTAAAGCTCCACGTCCCAGCGTTATATCAAAATCCTGCAATCTGCGGATCGGTCTGAATGTACCTTCTGGATTTAACGTTCAACCGATTAGCGTCAACTATTCTGGCTTTGCAGATGTGCCTACAGGAGGCAGTGCTGATCTGATTGTGAGAATATTCTTTCAAGGTAGAGAAGTTCCAACTGACGTTAATCCAAACCAAAGGTTTCTGGCTGGCTTTTCAGATGTTTACAACAAATTTGTGCCTATTACATTAAATTCAATAAATGCATGTAGGAACCCAGTGAGTTCGGTTTTTGGTATCAATTCAACTCTGACGGCAAGAGCTACAAATATACCTCAAGGTCAAGAAACACAAGTCCGAATTGATACAATCGACACAACAATCGGCCCTGTATTGTTCCAAATCAAGTTTGACTTTAATCCTTGTTAG